The Callospermophilus lateralis isolate mCalLat2 chromosome 18, mCalLat2.hap1, whole genome shotgun sequence nucleotide sequence tttttagcaGACTCCACACTTGACTGTAAGTGGTGGCTGCACCTGGGCTAGAGCCTTTCACAGGTGAGACCCTCCCGTGTCCCCTGCAGGCATCCTGCTGAGGGCGTGTCACGATGTGGCCAGCTGAGCCACTTCCCCGGGGCTCTCCTCTGATACAAGGAACTGACTTCCTGACACCTCCCCAGGGAGTCCTGGCACCCCGCCTGACAGACATGGCCCACACCAGACTCCCAAGTGTCCCAACTGCCACTCTCCCAGTGCTTTTGTTTGTATTGTCACCAACCTTACAATGACTTGGTCCTGAACCTGCTGCCTACCCCCTCCCCACACCCAATCCATTTTCTAGACAGATGCCAAATgacatgtgagtgtgtgtgtgtgcgtgtgtgtgtgtgtgtgtgtgtgtgtggtgctggggattgaactcagctggataagcactctaccactgagctacatccacagtccctttttattttgagacaggctctcactataggctggcctctaactttccatcctcctgcctcagtcttccaagaagtggggattccaggtgtgctccATGGCACCTGGCCCAAATGATCTTTCAAAAGGACAAATAAGATCACGACattgaagccaggtgtggtggtatgaGTCTGTAGTCCTAgtcacttaggaggctgaggcaggagaggcaCTCGGGCCCAGGAGTCCAGGCCAGACTGGGCCACCGGAGGGAGGCCCTGCCTCAAAACacaaaattttacaactcacgACTTTACTGGGCTCAGAGCCTCCAGCCATGTCCACTCAGATCTTACACACCACGTTCCTGCCTCACGGAGCTCTTTGGAGACCTTGAATGTGCAAGCTCACTGCCCCCTTGGGAACTTGTGTGCTTTGTCCCCTGCAGCCCCTGGCATCCTTCCTTGTGAGATGCCCTTGCTCGGCTCATCCTGCATATTCTCGTGTCATCTTAAATTTTACGTCCTCACCCACCAGGGCTGTagaccacccccaccccaggcacGACCTGCCTCACCGGATGCTTTTCTAGTTCATTTACCCATTAATTTTTTCCGTCCAAGAAGCCCCCTGCACTAGGTGGCCATCTGCACAGGACGGTCCAGCTCGCTCAAGGCTGTGTCTGGAGTCACACTGCCCAATACAAACATGACAAATCAGAGCCACGGGGCTACAGTTTTCCAGGATCCAGGGGAAAAACAAGCTTTAAAATTCGGGGGCAATGTTTTATTTAATCCAATATATCCAAAAGGATATCACTGGAACATGTcaccaaaataaaaagtattgagCTGGGTATGGGggagcatacctgtaatcccagctacttgtgggttgaggcaagaggatcctgaGTTGGAGGacaccttagtgagaccctgtctcaaaaagtaaaaaagaataaataaattaaacagaagcaatttttttaacattctgtCTTTGAATATCGCGAGCACGTTTTGCCCTCTGCACACTCCAGGCGAGAGCTTGCAGCCCTCTGCTGCAGGAGGGTCTGATACAGCTCTACTCTTGGTTTAGGAGCTACCTGTCATGAACAGGCCTGCAGACAATAATTCTTAAATTGTTAAACCCCAACTTACTATGAGCTGGGGTCCTCTCCCtgcggtctggcttcctgtggagTGACTCAGGCTCTCTGAGCTCTGGCAGGGACTTTATTGAGGTGGGAGGGGCACAGGGTGTCAGGGACCATCATGTGACAGAAGCCCAGGGTGCCTCACCGTTTCCTGGAGGGACGGATCTGTTCACGGGCTCTTGTAACATGTCTGCAGCTACCTCACCTCTAATCTGCCGTCCCCAGATATCAGGCATCATGGAATCCAGCCTCTTGTGAGTCAGGAAAGCGACAAGGACCAAGGTGGGAAGGATGGGAGACAAGTCGTGGAAGACAGGGAGTCTGGGAAGCACAGCTCACTCCTCTGCTTACGCAACACCTCGGATGCCAGATGTTGGGGTTTTCCACACTGAGTAATCCTCCAGTCCTCTGTGGATGGAGGAGAGTGTCCTGCAATTCCGTTCTGTGCCTACCCCTCCCAGATGCAAGGGCAGGGAGCAGCGTGCCACCTCTCCATGGGAGGAAGGTCAAAGAACTTTGTGTCACTTGTGAAACATTGCACTGTGGCACTGGGGGACACTGTCACCCAGGTGGGAGCCTGCAGGGGGAGCAGAGTACATTGGCTGCTGAGGTCCCCACAGGAAGCATCAGAGATGCAGAGGCTCAAGCATAGAAAGGGCTTTCCCCCAGTGCTGGAGGTCTGCAGTCCCAGATCCAGGCGTCCACAGGGCTGGCTCCTCCCAGGGCCCCTCTGTGGCTTGTGGATGGCCCCCTCCCTGCAGCCTCCACCTGGCCTGGGCTCTGTGCACGTCTTCGTCCTCCTCTAAGGAGGACATCTGGAAAAGAGGTTAAGCCCACCCTGATGGCCTCGTTTTAGCTCCTGAAAGGCCCCACCCCAAGTAGCCAAGTTCTGAGCTGCTTCAGTGTGAGATCCGGGGAGGGGGCTCTGGACAATGGAGCTGTGGAAAGGGCACCCCAGACATGCTGGAGAGGGGCTAATACAAACAGACGAGGAAGACCACTGCCTGCAGTTCAACAGTGAGGTCGAGCAGgggacaggggctggggctgttggCCATGGGGGGTGCAACGTGAAGCCCGGAGGggtccacacagagagaatgcAAAATCAGAGACAAGAGCGTTCTTCTGATGACAGGATGTTTGTTTTTGCCACTCAGGAATTCACGGTGAGTGATTCGCATCAGTTATAGTAGCTGTTCAGTTAAAACAAAAGGCCTCTGTAAATAGTGTGACTCTGGACTCAGAggtgaagagacagactcaggaCGGTTCATCCAGGGGTCAAATGAGCCAAAAATGGATTTTACATTTTTTACTAATTGAAGAAAACCAAAAAAGAACATTTCATGACAGTGAGAAGTGACATAAAAGGGTGGGATggggtgtggcttggtggtaaagtgcttgcctggcatgcccgAGGTCCTGGGTGCCATCGTCAGCACTGGGGCAGGGAAAAGCACCAAATCCAATTGCAGTGTCCTGAGATAATGTGTGTGGGCCGGGCTGTCCTCCTGCAGTCCAGCAGGGCTGAGCAGCTGCCCGAGGACCCTGTGCCCTGCCGAATGTGGACTCTTCACTATGTGGCCCATAACGGAAAATGCTGGCCCCTGACTAAATGGTGGGTCAGTCACACAACCAGTGGCCCGTGGGCCTGGGTTCCAGCCCAGGAGGCACCACCCCAGGCTCACAGCCATGTCAGGCAGCCCTGGTTCAGCGGGTGGAGGGCTGTGCATCATGCCCAGAGATGCCCCCTGGCTGGACCCCAGGGCCACTTCCTTGGGCTGGGCCTAGATTAGGCAATGGGGCCACCTGAGTGGAGGCGGCTTTGAGACTTTCCTTCTTACGTCACCCCAATAGGCTGTGCTGCTCAAGCTCGTCTGTGTGTTTTGCAGATCCTGGTGGGCTACGCGCAGAGTGTTTGGGAGCCAGGAACAGAACCTGCCTCTGGGCACCAGGCAGGGGCACCAGGAAGAGCCACCAGCCTTGATGAGACGTCGAGCTGTGCTGGGCACTACTCCTGCAGAGACCTCCTCTCTGGGCCCTCTTGGCCCTTCTCCACCAAGCACAGTGGTGTCCCCCTCCATACTCCTCACTTGACTCTCCCCCAAGTGTGCCTTGCTCGTGACTCTCAGATATATTCCTCCCTTGGGAGTCTTCTGGAATATATCTGTTATGTATGACCACAGATAAATTCTCATAAAATGCAAATCTAAAGATATCTCAATCTGATTTCAAAACTTCAGTGATGCTCTGTGTCTTCCCCACTGTCCTGGCTTGGGGATGCTGCAATGGGATGCAGGAGCTCTGGCAGCTACCTTGTAGCCCAAGGTGTCAATCAGGAAGAGATCCACAATATTTAGGATGGAAAAGTGGacagattcaaataaatatgGATCGTGATTGTATTGTCCAGACAGAACCTAATCTATTCCTACCAACCTCCAAAATTGCAAAGTAACCATAAATGTTGTCCTTAGTTTCAGCCATTGTTAAGTGAGGTTGTACATTACCTGTAATCGAGGACACCTAGTCGAAACAAGGCATTGGGAATAACAGTTTTAGGATGAGTGTCCTTACTTCTGTTTATCTTTCCATATTTCTTTACATCACTCAGAACCTTAGGTGACCATGATTCAGGAGCCCTGGCACCTTGTGGAAGTGGACAGTTGGTGGCTGAGGCTGATGCTCAGACCTGGCCTATGGTCCCAGCCTCCTggcctcccatcacctctctgctCCAGGTTCCTCTCCCATCTGCATCTCTGCCTCTTGCTGCTCTTCACCAATCTTTCTCACCCCGGGACTTGCCCCTTTCTTTATCATGATTGCTTGGGAGAAGGAACCTGGCTGCCCAGATCCCCTGGCCCTTGATGGGGGGAAGTTTGAGCATCTGCAGCCCACAGGGGATCCAAGCTGAGGAAAACGCCCAGGAGGCAGAGTTTCCGAAAGGCCCAGGGCACTCCCCAGATGTGGGTGAAACAGTGCCCTGTGGGCAGGTTCTTGGGTCCCCCTGAACCACCAGGAGTCCTGGTTTCCCCTTTTTTCTGTTGCCCAACTTGTTTCAGTTCCTGCCCCTTCCCCCTGCCCCTGGGTATATTTTCTGCTGACTCTCGGGGCCTGAGTCACTCCCCTGGAAATAAGGACTCAAGCTCCCAGAGCAAGGACCACGGCTGAGGGCTACACACAGGTGAGAGGCCCGTGGAGCTGGGCTGTGGAGCTGGGCAACGGTGTTCTGAGCAGAGAGTGGGGTACAGAAGACCCCGGGGTAAGTCCTAGAGAAAGCAGGACGAAGACGTGGGCCCAGCAGACACGCACCCCTCTCAGGATGCTCTGCTGTGAAGGATGGCCAGGGAATGGGCTGCAAACTGAAACCTGGGCTGAAGTCAGAGAGGGACTGTGTAAAGATGAGCAGCTCTGCAGCCCCCTGGGTGCCAAGGAGCAATCAGGAGTTGAGAGGAAACACGGATGCTGCAGGAGGAAGGGGATCAGGGAGGGAAAGAAACAGGGCAGGGGGCTCTGGGGCCTGAGGACAGGGTGGGTCTTGGGCCAGGATCTTGAGATCTGCTCACAGAGCTGAAGCCAGAGAACAGCGGCTCTGAGCAGccagggcagtggctctgctgggACAGGAGGCAAGGGCTTCTGCTGTGGgtgggagggggagaggaggCTCGGAGCTGTGAGGGGAAGAACTGAAGGTGCCATTATAGGTCATGTCATGCTGCCAAGGAGCCTTGGGCAGCAGGGATGTGTCCACGTCCTGTGTGGTCCTGGTCGTGACGAGGGAGAATCCAGCTCTGCCCCCTTGAGAACTGCAAACCGAGGTCACACCCTGCTGCAAGCCCCAGTGTCCTCCTCCATCCCCGTGTCCACATGGAGCTTGGGGAGATCAGAAGGTGAAGCCGTGGCACAGTGACAGGCAGCACCGGGGCTCGAGTTCCCGGGGAACCAGTGTTTCTCCTGTGAACTGTGGTGGAGCCTGAGTCCCACGCTTTCTTCTCTGTCCTTCCCCATCCTATCATTGCAGAACCTTCCTTATCCATTGCACAAAACTTCAAGGGTTGCCTTAGAGATGCCTGAGAACAAGCAGTCCTCCAACTGTCTCTGCAGTTGCCGGGAGGTGGGGGAGGAGGGGAAAGAGCATTGGGGTTCCGTAGAAATGTGAACCCCAGGTGCAATTTCAAACAACCAGCAGGCACTTTATAAAGCAAGAAGAAGCAAGTGGCATTGAttttaattcaaaattttattaaataatcatATGACCATGTAGCCAGATTATTTAAATATGTAGTCAATGTAAaagtttattactattattattttggtaccagggattgaacccagaggtgcttcaccactgagccacattcccagccctttttgtatttttatttagagacagggtctcactatgttgctgaggctggccttgaacttgagattctcccacctcagcctcctgagcctctgggatgacaggtatgtgccactgcacctggctataaTAGTTATAAACGAGATATCGCACATTACCTTCTTCATCTGAAGTCTTCCAGCTCTAATGGGTATTTTACTTTATGGCCCATCTCAAATAGGACTGGCTGCGTTACAAGTGCTTAAAGCCCATGTGAGGACCCCCTGCCATGTGAGATGGCCTGTGTGTAGAGGTGGCACAGCCCAGCGGGTCAGAAAGACCCTGGCTACTGGAAGACTCCAAGCAATGAGCTTAAATGCCCTAAATCTGCACAAGGAGTATCatacttgagagagagagagagagagagagagagagagaacccacAAACCCACCACCCTAGCCttactctgtgtgtatgtgtctgtcaTCTGTCACTGAGCCTATTGGTACTTACTCATCCACCCCTTGAGGACGCCTGCTGCACAGATCAGAAGAGACCAAGGCCTGGGGCCTGAGCCTGGCTTGTTCTCTGCCGTCGAATCTCCTGAGATGGCTGCGTTTGGACCGTCCTTTCTATCTTGGTCTTCTGCATCCCTGAGAGTCAGAGCCCACCCAGTGGGCAGAGAAGAGCATCCCATCCACCTAACTGGATAGCCCAGAGGCCAGGGGAGACGGAGACAGGGTCCTCTGCCCAGGCTCCTGCTGACACAGAGGCCACCCGATGTAACCCTGGCCAACATGCTACGGGTTGTCACTCTGGTTTGTCCCCCTCATCCACAGCTAATGAGTACTCATTATGATGTGCCTGCCACAGCACAGAGGGGAGGGCTCCCTGGGGACCTCCTGGTGAGCAGCCCCTGGGCAGGAAAGCTGGTCTTGGCAGTCGGGGCTCCCAGCCTCTGCGAGGAGACGGGCTGCCTCCCACCTCTTCCTCAGATCGGGCACCAGCTCTTCGTtcgtctgtttttttgttttgttgtggttgtttttTAAGTTGTGGCAAAGTACACAacataaaattcacattttaagtGAACAATTCAGTGGTAGTAGGTGCATTTAAAATGTTATGCAACAGTGACACCAGCTAGTTCTACCACTTTTTCCTCACTCCAGATTACACTCTGCATCCAATAACTCTTCattccccctcccccaccttcTGGCACCCACTAATCtcccgtgtgtgtgtgtctgtgtgtgtgtgtgtgtgtctctgtgtgtgtgtgtgtgtgtgtctgtgtgtgtggtgaCTTGAAACTGAACTTGAGCagttgctgagctacatccctaggcaCGCCCCCCTCCCcactacattttaaatttttattctgagacaggaccttgctaaattgctctgcttggcctcaaacttgtgtgatactcctgcctcagcctcctaagtagctgaggTCACAGGTCACACCTGTAACCACCACTCCAGCCACTAATCTGCCTTCTGTCTCTGACTTTGCCTATTCTGGGTATTTACTGCAAGTGGAATCATATATAGGTTAtcctgtgtctggcttcttttgtATAATGTTCTCAAGGTTCGTCTACATGGTAGCGTGTATCAACACTTTATTTCTTCTtagagctgaataatattccactgtggggAAATGCAGTGTTCACCTGTTGGTCGACCCCCGGGTTGTCCCCCTCTTCGGGCTCTTGTGAAGGGTCTGTTGTGGGCGTTTGTGTTCAGTCTGCCTGGCGAGAGCCTTGCCTGTGAGCTTCCAGGGGAACACAGGACGCCCTCTTGCCCAGCAGGTCTGTTAAGAGGTTGCCCATTTTTAGAAGCGGGTAGATCCAAGGGACAGTGGTGACTTTGTTCTAGCTGATATGGGAACCCTAGAGGACAGCGAGGGAGTGAGTGGACGGTAGTGGGTGCAGAGATAAGGGGCTGGAGAACCTGTGTGGGGTCCATAACTAAAGCCTGTTCACTGCTGAACTACTTCAGGTGTGGACAGGATGCAGGCCAACTCCTCTCTTCCCGCGAATGCATCTGCAGGGATGCAGGGCGCATCCGAGGGCTACGTCGTCCTGAATGTCATCTCTTATCTGGTACTCGGGGTCACCTTTGTCCTCGGTGTGCTCGGCAACGGGCTGGtcatctgggtggctggcttccgaaTGACCCGCACGGTCACCACCATCAGCTACCTGAACCTGGCCCTGGCCGACTTCTGTTTCACTTCCACTCTGCCCTTCCTCATAGTCTCCAAGGCCATGGGGGGACAATGGCCCTTTGGCTGGTTCCTCTGCAAGCTAATTTTTACTATCGTGGACATAAACCTGTTCGGGAGCGTCTTCCTGATCGCCCTCATCGCTCTGGACCGCTGCATCTGTGTCCTGCACCCGGTCTGGGCCCAGAACCACCGCACCGTGAGTCTGGCCAAGAGGGTGATCCTGGGGCCCTGGCTCTGTGCCCTGCTCCTCACCTTGCCAGTCATCATCCGCGTGACGACAGTGACGGATGTGCGTGGGACTGGGAAAACAGCCTGCACTTTTGACTTCTCTCCCTGGACCAAAGACCCTGCAGAGAAGATGAGAGTGTTCATCACCATGCTGACGGTCCGCGGGATCATCCGGTTCATCATCGGCTTCAGCATGCCCATGTCCATCGTTGGCATCTGCTACGGCCTCATCGCCAAGAAAATGCACAGACAAGGCCTGATCAGATCCAGCCGTCCTTTACGGGTCCTGTCTTTTGTCGTAGCTGCTTTTCTTCTCTGCTGGTGCCCGTATCAGGTTGTGGCCCTCATAGCCACCATCAGAATCCGTGACCTCTTGAGAGGTATGGGCAGTGATCTGAGGTTAGCCATCGACGTGACCAGCTCGCTGGCCTTCCTCAACAGCTGCCTCAACCCCATGCTCTACGTCTTCATGGGCCAGGACTTCCGGGACAGGCTGATCCACTCCCTGCCGGCCAGTCTGGAGAGGGCCCTGACCGAGGACTCGGCCCAGCCCAGTGACACAGCCACcaactcttcctctctccctgcagaGGTTGAGTTACAGGCAAAGTGAGGGGGGGTGGTTTGGGGTCACCTGGGAGCTCCGGTCCCAGCTTCCTCTCTCCTCAAGTGACACTGTCCGCCAGCTGTGGGCTGCCCATCTCATGCCCCTTGATTGGGGAGAGGGAAAAGATGTGAGGTTACTACtgatgtcttttttcttttttgcctgcTTGGTCAGAGGTGAGAAGAGAAATCGTGCATCCTCATTAACCCCAAAGGGTCCCAGTTGATACCTATCACCCTAACATCATTAATAGTGTCCACTTCATTCCTCAAAAGTGTCCTGCTGTGGACAATCGACTGTAGGGTCACCTTAGGAAacgaaggaggagggagaggtaGGGCTTAAATCAGACAAAAAATTTACAAGGTGTTTTGTAAGAGGCCTCAGGCCAAAGAGTAAATACACTGTGGAGCTGTGGAGATGT carries:
- the LOC143383742 gene encoding fMet-Leu-Phe receptor-like, coding for MQANSSLPANASAGMQGASEGYVVLNVISYLVLGVTFVLGVLGNGLVIWVAGFRMTRTVTTISYLNLALADFCFTSTLPFLIVSKAMGGQWPFGWFLCKLIFTIVDINLFGSVFLIALIALDRCICVLHPVWAQNHRTVSLAKRVILGPWLCALLLTLPVIIRVTTVTDVRGTGKTACTFDFSPWTKDPAEKMRVFITMLTVRGIIRFIIGFSMPMSIVGICYGLIAKKMHRQGLIRSSRPLRVLSFVVAAFLLCWCPYQVVALIATIRIRDLLRGMGSDLRLAIDVTSSLAFLNSCLNPMLYVFMGQDFRDRLIHSLPASLERALTEDSAQPSDTATNSSSLPAEVELQAK